In Colletotrichum lupini chromosome 6, complete sequence, a single window of DNA contains:
- a CDS encoding delta-1-pyrroline-5-carboxylate dehydrogenase produces MASTRATGLLNSQLRSSSRITSLGRSVSAVPTTRLTTRLSAPATRTSTRMATFAAFKIPKISNEPNHHYAKGSAQREGLDAAVKTLQSKLPLEVPIVVGGKEILTGDTRKQLNPADHNTTVATYHQASPSDVTKAIDSALAAKPAWESLPFADRAAIFLKAADLIATKYRYDIMAATMIGQGKNAWQAEIDAAAELADFLRFNVQYAEELYAQQPQHNSPGVWNRVEYRALEGFVYAVSPFNFTAIAGNLPGAPALLGNVVVWKPSDFAIASNWLVYNILLEAGLPRDVIQFVPGNPEEITNQVLSHKKFASLHYTGSTAIFRKLYGAIGQGVAEGRYASYPRIVGETGGKNFHLVHPSADVDNAVKQTIRGAFEFQGQKCSATSRAYVPKSLWPQFKEGLIAEVNKIKIGDPTDHGNFMGPVIHDASFKKLSGVIDAAKSDSSLELVAGGKYDSSKGYFVHPTIYHTTDANHKLLSTELFGPVLVIHTYDDASAPADAFANVCELIDGTGEYGLTGAVFAQDRAAVVVAEEKLRNAAGNFYINCKSTGAVVGQQPFGGGRASGTNDKAGSQNLLSRFVSLRSIKEEFAATTKVAYPSNEV; encoded by the exons ATGGCGTCCACGCGAGCAACTGGGCTTCTCAACTCCCAGCTTCGAAGCTCTTCCCGCATCACATCCCTTGGACGCAGCGTCTCTGCAGTTCCGACCACCAGACTCACAACACGCCTGTCCGCTCCTGCGACGAGGACATCCACCAGAATGGCGACGTTTGCTGCCTTTAAGATCCCCAAGATCTCCAACGAGCCCAAC CACCACTATGCCAAGGGCTCCGCCCAGCGTGAAGGCTTGGATGCCGCAGTAAAGACCCTTCAGAGCAAGCTGCCTTTGGAGGTGCCAATCGTTGTTGGCGGTAAAGAG ATCTTGACGGGCGACACCAGAAAGCAGCTCAACCCCGCCGACCACAACACCACCGTAGCAACATATCACCAGGCCTCGCCCTCCGACGTCACAAAGGCAATCGACTCGGCTCTCGCAGCCAAGCCCGCCTGGGAGTCCCTCCCCTTTGCCGACCGCGCCGCCATTTTCCTCAAGGCCGCCGACCTCATCGCCACCAAATACCGCTACGACATCATGGCCGCCACCATGATCGGCCAGGGCAAGAACGCGTGGCAAGCCGAGATCGACGCCGCGGCCGAGCTGGCCGACTTCCTGCGTTTCAACGTTCAGTACGCCGAGGAGCTCTACGCCCAGCAGCCGCAGCACAACAGCCCCGGCGTCTGGAACCGCGTAGAGTACAGGGCCCTCGAGGGCTTTGTCTACGCCGTCAGCCCCTTCAACTTCACCGCTATCGCTGGTAACCTCCCCGGTGCCCCCGCGCTGCTCGGCAACGTCGTCGTCTGGAAACCGAGTGACTTTGCCATTGCCTCCAACTGGCTCGTCTACAACATCCTCCTCGAGGCCGGCCTGCCCCGTGATGTCATTCAGTTCGTGCCCGGCAACCCCGAGGAGATTACGAACCAGGTGCTGTCGCACAAGAAATTCGCGTCCCTCCACTACACTGGAAGCACTGCTATCTTCCGCAAGCTGTACGGCGCCATCGGCCAGGGCGTTGCCGAGGGCCGGTACGCATCGTACCCGCGTATCGTCGGTGAAACGGGCGGCAAGAACTTCCACCTTGTCCACCCGAGCGCCGACGTCGACAACGCCGTGAAGCAGACCATCCGTGGCGCATTCGAGTTCCAGGGCCAAAAGTGCAGCGCCACATCGAGGGCGTACGTTCCCAAGTCGCTGTGGCCGCAGTTCAAGGAGGGTCTCATTGCCGAGGTGAACAAGATCAAGATTGGTGACCCGACGGACCACGGCAACTTCATGGGCCCCGTCATTCACGACGCCTCGTTCAAGAAGCTGTCGGGTGTCATTGATGCTGCCAAGAGCGATTCGTCTCTCGAGCTCGTTGCGGGCGGCAAGTACGATTCGTCAAAGGGCTACTTTGTCCACCCGACAATCTACCACACCACGGATGCGAACCACAAGCTCCTGAGCACCGAGCTCTTCGGTCCCGTGCTCGTCATCCACACCTACGACGACGCCTCGGCACCAGCGGACGCCTTTGCCAACGTGTGCGAGCTGATTGACGGCACGGGCGAGTACGGCCTCACGGGCGCCGTGTTCGCGCAGGACCGCgccgcggtggtggtggcggaGGAGAAGCTGCGCAACGCGGCGGGCAACTTTTACATCAACTGCAAGAGCACGGGCGCCGTGGTGGGCCAGCAGCCGTTTGGCGGCGGCCGGGCGAGCGGGACGAACGACAAGGCGGGCAGCCAGAACTTGCTGAGCCGGTTTGTGAGCTTGAGGAGTATCAAGGAGGAGTTTGCGGCCACGACCAAGGTTGCGTACCCGAGTAACGAGGTTTAA